A portion of the Streptomyces sp. YPW6 genome contains these proteins:
- a CDS encoding nuclease — protein sequence MAHSSAQAVLMTSAFNSARAEFADSSGRGELDLRNLENLPAHDVPVSALSAGVSLRRGGTDAAHIQSLVDVAGTAELPPILVRTDGYLVIDGLHRLEVARLRGDTTIKARLVDCSNSEALVIAMKVNGSHGLPLSKADRVAGAQRVLGSHPDWSDRAIAGITGLSAKTIASLRGRAGEATPLDGKRIGRDGRRRPVDAGEGRRRAAEYIAAHPNAPLRQVARDTDVSLGTVHDVSARLRRGEAPERDGRQSAAAREPVATTVPRDLADEPGPFGLPGHPAEPGRPTHPVPSVRPLRPPRAAPSVWSVPPVGNAEGAARTAPAPGGASRAPLRMATGADAVPQRRNHTEVPPAWATVAAKMSSDPAIRYTAGGREFLRWMQAHATDPSEEWRDLVDAVPAHWVGVIAPIAERIGREWHLLAEQLKTRQDMA from the coding sequence ATGGCTCACAGCAGTGCCCAAGCCGTCCTGATGACAAGCGCGTTCAATTCCGCCAGAGCGGAGTTCGCCGACTCGTCGGGGCGCGGTGAACTCGATCTGAGGAACCTCGAGAATCTGCCCGCGCACGACGTTCCCGTCAGTGCTCTGTCGGCGGGCGTGTCCTTGCGGCGGGGCGGTACGGACGCCGCCCACATCCAGTCGCTCGTCGACGTGGCGGGTACGGCGGAACTCCCGCCCATTCTGGTCAGGACGGACGGCTACCTCGTCATCGACGGCCTGCACCGGCTCGAGGTCGCGCGGCTCCGGGGCGACACCACCATCAAGGCGCGCCTCGTCGACTGCTCGAACTCCGAAGCGCTCGTCATCGCCATGAAGGTGAACGGCTCGCACGGTCTGCCGCTGTCGAAAGCGGACCGTGTGGCCGGCGCCCAGCGCGTCCTGGGCTCACATCCCGACTGGTCCGACCGCGCCATCGCGGGCATCACCGGTCTGAGCGCGAAGACGATCGCCTCGCTGCGCGGCCGCGCGGGGGAGGCGACGCCGCTCGACGGCAAGCGCATCGGCCGGGACGGCCGCAGGCGTCCGGTGGACGCGGGCGAGGGCCGGCGGCGGGCCGCCGAGTACATCGCCGCGCACCCGAACGCGCCGCTGCGCCAGGTCGCCCGTGACACCGACGTGTCGCTCGGCACCGTCCACGACGTGAGCGCGCGGCTGCGGCGCGGCGAGGCCCCGGAGCGGGACGGCCGCCAGTCGGCCGCCGCACGGGAGCCGGTCGCCACGACCGTACCGCGGGACCTCGCCGATGAGCCAGGCCCGTTCGGCCTCCCCGGCCACCCGGCGGAGCCCGGTCGCCCCACGCACCCGGTGCCGTCCGTCCGGCCGCTCCGCCCGCCCCGGGCCGCGCCGTCCGTGTGGTCCGTGCCGCCGGTGGGCAACGCCGAGGGAGCGGCGCGTACGGCTCCGGCGCCGGGCGGCGCGTCCAGGGCCCCGCTGCGGATGGCGACCGGCGCGGACGCCGTACCGCAGCGCAGGAACCACACCGAGGTGCCGCCCGCGTGGGCGACGGTCGCGGCGAAGATGTCCAGCGACCCGGCCATCCGCTACACGGCCGGCGGCCGGGAGTTCCTCCGCTGGATGCAGGCGCACGCCACCGACCCGAGCGAGGAGTGGCGCGACCTGGTCGACGCGGTCCCCGCGCACTGGGTCGGTGTCATCGCCCCGATCGCCGAGCGCATCGGCCGTGAGTGGCACCTGCTCGCCGAACAGCTCAAGACCAGGCAGGACATGGCGTAA
- a CDS encoding acyl-CoA carboxylase subunit beta yields MPRASAEATGAHGPVAELHAVRARAAAGPSERATEAQHAKGKLTARERIELLLDPGSFNEVEQLRRHRATGFGLEAKKPYTDGVITGWGTVEGRTVFVYAHDFRIFGGALGEAHATKIHKIMDMAIAAGAPLVSLNDGAGARIQEGVSALAGYGGIFQRNTRASGVIPQISVMLGPCAGGAAYSPALTDFVFMVRETSQMFITGPDVVKAVTGEEITQNGLGGADVHAETSGVAHFAYDDEETCIAEVRYLLSMLPQNNRSCPPPVASDDRADRRSEVLLDLVPTDGNRPYDMHQVIEELVDDGDYLEIHERWARNIICALARMDGQVVGIVANQPQSLAGVLDIEASEKAARFVQMCDAFNIPIVTLLDVPGFLPGVDQEHGGIIRHGAKLLYAYCNATVPRISLILRKAYGGAYIVMDSQSIGADLTYAWPTNEIAVMGAEGAANVIFRRQIAEAEDPEAMRTRMVKEYKAELMHPYYAAERGLVDDVIDPADTRQVLIASLAMLRTKHADLPFRKHGNPPQ; encoded by the coding sequence ATTCCCCGAGCCTCCGCGGAGGCGACGGGCGCTCACGGGCCCGTCGCCGAGCTGCACGCGGTCCGTGCACGGGCCGCGGCCGGTCCGAGCGAGCGTGCGACCGAGGCGCAGCACGCCAAGGGCAAGCTGACCGCGCGCGAGCGCATCGAGCTGCTTCTCGATCCGGGTTCCTTCAACGAGGTCGAGCAGTTGCGCCGGCACCGGGCCACCGGGTTCGGCCTGGAGGCCAAGAAGCCCTACACCGACGGTGTGATCACGGGCTGGGGCACGGTCGAGGGCCGGACGGTCTTCGTCTACGCGCACGACTTCCGGATCTTCGGCGGGGCGCTGGGCGAGGCCCACGCGACGAAGATCCACAAGATCATGGACATGGCCATCGCCGCGGGTGCCCCCCTGGTGTCGCTGAACGACGGCGCCGGCGCCCGCATCCAGGAGGGCGTCTCCGCCCTGGCCGGGTACGGGGGCATCTTCCAGCGCAACACCAGGGCGTCCGGGGTCATCCCGCAGATCAGCGTGATGCTCGGCCCGTGCGCCGGCGGCGCCGCGTACAGTCCGGCGCTGACGGACTTCGTGTTCATGGTCCGTGAGACCTCGCAGATGTTCATCACCGGCCCGGACGTCGTCAAGGCGGTCACCGGTGAGGAGATCACCCAGAACGGCCTGGGCGGCGCGGACGTGCACGCGGAGACCTCGGGCGTGGCGCACTTCGCGTACGACGACGAGGAGACCTGCATCGCCGAGGTCCGCTACCTCCTGTCGATGCTCCCGCAGAACAATCGCTCCTGCCCGCCGCCCGTCGCCTCCGACGACCGGGCCGACCGCCGGTCGGAGGTTCTGCTGGATCTGGTGCCGACGGACGGCAACCGTCCGTACGACATGCACCAGGTGATCGAGGAACTCGTCGACGACGGCGACTACCTGGAGATCCACGAACGCTGGGCCCGCAACATCATCTGCGCCCTGGCCCGGATGGACGGGCAGGTCGTGGGGATCGTGGCGAACCAGCCGCAGTCGCTGGCCGGGGTCCTGGACATCGAGGCGTCGGAGAAGGCCGCCCGCTTCGTGCAGATGTGCGACGCGTTCAACATCCCGATCGTCACCCTGCTGGACGTCCCCGGCTTCCTGCCGGGCGTCGACCAGGAGCACGGTGGGATCATCCGCCACGGCGCCAAGCTCCTGTACGCCTACTGCAACGCCACCGTGCCGCGGATCAGCCTGATCCTGCGCAAGGCCTACGGAGGCGCCTACATCGTCATGGACTCCCAGTCCATCGGCGCCGACCTCACCTACGCCTGGCCCACCAACGAGATCGCCGTGATGGGCGCCGAGGGCGCCGCCAACGTCATCTTCCGCAGGCAGATCGCGGAGGCCGAGGACCCCGAGGCCATGCGGACCCGCATGGTCAAGGAGTACAAGGCCGAACTCATGCACCCCTACTACGCGGCCGAGCGCGGCCTCGTCGACGACGTCATCGACCCCGCCGACACCCGCCAGGTACTCATCGCCTCGCTCGCCATGCTCCGCACCAAGCACGCCGATCTGCCGTTCCGCAAGCACGGCAACCCGCCGCAGTAG
- a CDS encoding VOC family protein: protein MDLTIHTTVLPHEDPEASLAFFRDVLGFEVRSDVGQGRTRWITVGPPGQPGTSILLAPPAADPGITGDERRTITEMMAKGTYGWILLAAPDLDAVFREVSAGDTEVVQEPTRQPYGVRDCAFRDPAGNLIRIQELG, encoded by the coding sequence ATGGACCTCACGATTCATACCACCGTCCTCCCGCACGAGGACCCCGAGGCGTCCCTCGCCTTCTTCCGCGACGTCCTCGGCTTCGAGGTCCGGTCCGACGTCGGCCAGGGAAGGACGCGCTGGATCACAGTCGGCCCGCCCGGACAGCCCGGCACCTCGATCCTCCTCGCCCCGCCGGCCGCCGACCCGGGCATCACCGGGGACGAGCGCCGCACCATCACCGAGATGATGGCCAAGGGCACGTACGGCTGGATCCTCCTCGCCGCCCCCGACCTCGACGCCGTCTTCCGGGAGGTCTCCGCCGGCGACACCGAGGTCGTCCAGGAGCCGACACGGCAGCCGTACGGCGTCCGCGACTGCGCCTTCCGCGACCCGGCGGGCAATCTGATCCGCATCCAGGAACTCGGCTGA
- a CDS encoding SCO4226 family nickel-binding protein: MGMYMDVHRGMKGITSAGLKEAHAADTAIEKEEGVHFERAWADPESGTVYCLSTAPSADAVQHIHERAGHPADEIHEVPLTV; the protein is encoded by the coding sequence ATGGGCATGTACATGGATGTCCACCGCGGCATGAAGGGCATCACGTCCGCGGGCCTGAAGGAGGCACACGCGGCCGATACGGCCATCGAGAAGGAGGAGGGCGTCCATTTCGAACGCGCCTGGGCGGACCCGGAATCGGGCACGGTCTACTGCCTGTCCACCGCGCCCTCGGCCGACGCCGTCCAGCACATCCACGAACGCGCGGGCCATCCGGCGGACGAGATCCACGAGGTACCGCTGACGGTGTGA
- a CDS encoding helix-turn-helix transcriptional regulator, with amino-acid sequence MENATERATEYIRKRYREPLTLADIAESARLSRFYFTRLFKETTGITPGRFLAAVRIHEAKRLIEHTSMSITDVSYAVGYNSLGSFTNSFTSGVGISPSGYRRMTRDGGDGPPGPRPDPRDGHGTVAGTLGLPAGHGNARVFLGAFATPVVQHPAVASTVVDVPAGRPSCYSLRNVPDGEWHLLAVAVAEGLGPEARTRRTTLVAGRGPSTVPVTADGIVSAAVRLRPVRATDPPILLALPELVPQAEVVSRPGCASVQPEGEPAVGGRPAAGRLSVVSAAPRPERAGS; translated from the coding sequence ATGGAAAATGCGACGGAAAGGGCGACCGAGTACATTCGGAAACGTTATCGCGAGCCGCTTACTCTCGCCGACATCGCCGAAAGTGCCCGTCTCAGTCGCTTCTATTTCACGCGACTGTTCAAGGAGACGACCGGAATCACACCCGGAAGATTCCTGGCAGCGGTTCGCATTCACGAGGCGAAGCGGCTCATCGAGCACACCTCGATGAGCATCACCGACGTCTCCTACGCGGTCGGCTACAACAGCCTGGGGTCCTTCACCAACTCGTTCACGTCCGGCGTCGGGATCTCCCCGAGCGGGTACCGGCGGATGACGCGGGACGGCGGAGACGGACCGCCGGGCCCGAGGCCCGACCCACGGGACGGGCACGGCACGGTCGCGGGCACCCTCGGCCTCCCGGCCGGCCACGGCAACGCGCGCGTCTTCCTCGGGGCCTTCGCCACACCCGTGGTCCAGCACCCGGCCGTCGCCTCGACCGTCGTCGACGTACCGGCCGGTCGGCCGTCCTGCTACTCGCTCCGGAACGTTCCCGACGGGGAGTGGCACCTGCTCGCGGTGGCGGTCGCCGAGGGCCTCGGGCCCGAGGCCCGTACCCGGCGGACCACCCTCGTCGCGGGGCGCGGTCCGTCGACCGTGCCCGTCACCGCCGACGGCATCGTGAGCGCCGCCGTCCGGCTGCGGCCCGTACGGGCCACCGATCCGCCGATCCTGCTGGCGCTGCCCGAACTCGTCCCGCAGGCCGAGGTCGTGTCCCGTCCCGGCTGCGCCTCCGTACAGCCGGAAGGCGAGCCGGCGGTCGGGGGGCGCCCGGCCGCCGGCCGTCTCAGCGTGGTGTCCGCGGCGCCGCGGCCGGAGCGGGCCGGATCCTGA
- a CDS encoding NfeD family protein: MPWFAWLLAAAALGAAEFFTLTLVFGLLAGAAVVAAVVAGVGVGLLGQLVALGLAAAAGLALVRPIAMRQLSQGPLTRDGSDALIGKRAEVVQEVTATHGLIKLSGEEWTARALDESHVIPVGALVDVMEIEGATAVVYPRELLP, from the coding sequence ATGCCGTGGTTCGCATGGTTGCTCGCCGCCGCGGCGCTCGGCGCTGCGGAGTTCTTCACCCTGACGCTGGTCTTCGGGCTGCTGGCCGGCGCGGCCGTGGTCGCTGCCGTCGTGGCCGGCGTGGGCGTCGGCCTGCTCGGCCAGCTCGTGGCGCTCGGGCTGGCGGCGGCAGCGGGCCTCGCCCTCGTCCGCCCCATCGCGATGCGGCAGCTCTCCCAGGGGCCTCTGACCCGTGACGGCAGCGACGCGCTGATCGGCAAGCGCGCGGAGGTCGTCCAGGAGGTCACCGCGACCCACGGCCTGATCAAGCTCTCCGGCGAGGAGTGGACCGCCCGCGCCCTCGACGAGAGCCATGTGATCCCGGTGGGAGCCCTGGTGGACGTCATGGAGATCGAGGGCGCCACGGCCGTCGTCTATCCCCGTGAGCTCCTTCCGTGA
- a CDS encoding ABC transporter ATP-binding protein encodes MIEAKNITKRYGDKIAVNDLSFRVEPGRVTGFLGPNGAGKSTTMRLLLGLDRPDSGEATINGVAYRDLAQPMRVVGALLEARAVHTGRSAYDHLLCLAQTQGLSRRRVEEVIEQVGLGSVARKRAGGFSLGMGQRLGIAAALLGNPSALLLDEPVNGLDPEGILWIRGLMKSLAAEGCAVFVSSHLMNEMAVTADHLIVIGRGQLVADCSTEEFIERSTEQSVLVKTPDREKLSALLKAEGATVVEVGGDLNVVGLEAPRIAELAVADGLVLHELSTSRGSLEDAFMELTKDAVEYDAVVPATGGAK; translated from the coding sequence ATGATCGAGGCCAAGAACATCACGAAACGCTACGGCGACAAGATCGCCGTGAACGACTTGTCGTTCAGGGTCGAGCCCGGGCGCGTCACCGGCTTCCTGGGCCCCAACGGCGCGGGCAAGTCCACCACGATGCGGCTACTCCTCGGCCTGGACCGGCCCGACTCGGGTGAGGCCACCATCAACGGCGTGGCCTACCGCGACCTCGCGCAGCCGATGCGGGTGGTCGGCGCACTCCTGGAGGCGCGCGCCGTGCACACCGGCCGCAGCGCCTACGACCACCTGCTCTGCCTCGCGCAGACCCAGGGCCTCAGCAGGCGCCGGGTGGAGGAGGTCATCGAGCAGGTCGGCCTGGGGTCGGTGGCGCGCAAGCGCGCGGGCGGCTTCTCCCTCGGTATGGGCCAGCGGCTCGGCATCGCCGCCGCGCTGCTCGGCAACCCGTCCGCACTGCTCCTGGACGAGCCGGTCAACGGTCTGGACCCGGAGGGCATCCTCTGGATCCGCGGCCTGATGAAGTCGCTGGCGGCCGAGGGCTGTGCCGTCTTCGTCTCCAGCCACCTCATGAACGAGATGGCCGTCACCGCCGACCACCTCATCGTCATCGGCCGCGGTCAGCTGGTCGCCGACTGCTCCACGGAGGAGTTCATCGAGCGCAGCACCGAGCAGTCCGTCCTGGTGAAGACCCCCGACCGGGAGAAGCTCTCCGCACTGCTCAAGGCGGAGGGCGCCACCGTCGTCGAGGTCGGGGGCGACCTGAACGTCGTCGGTCTCGAAGCCCCCCGCATCGCCGAACTCGCCGTTGCCGACGGCCTGGTCCTCCACGAACTCTCGACCAGCCGTGGCTCGCTGGAGGACGCCTTCATGGAACTGACCAAGGACGCCGTCGAGTACGACGCCGTCGTGCCCGCCACCGGAGGCGCGAAGTGA
- a CDS encoding SPFH domain-containing protein has protein sequence MDPVVIPILVAALVVVFLVAATVRIVPQARRYNIERFGRYRRTLQPGLNFVLPVADRVNTKLDVREQVYSSDPKPVITEDNLVVNIDTVLYYQITDPRAAAYEVADYLQAIDQLTVTTLRNVIGSMDLEGTLTSREEINARLRAVLDDATGKWGIRVNRVEIKAIDPPNTIKEAMEKQMRAERDKRAAILHAEGERQAKILTAEGTKQKDILEAQGTQQAMILRADGESKAVELVFQAVHRNNADAKVLAYKYLETLPHLAQSDNNTFWVIPGELTEAIRTVTTAFGDQSAGAGPSVSTERADTAASADVADGDKDNVGAPEIEPNSTLALDAVAAADEAAKQAAAAVSDAKAEAEAAGETRVPGRRPDTAGN, from the coding sequence ATGGATCCGGTGGTCATCCCGATTCTCGTGGCGGCGCTCGTCGTGGTGTTCCTCGTGGCGGCCACCGTGCGGATCGTTCCGCAGGCGCGCCGCTACAACATCGAGCGGTTCGGCCGGTACCGCAGAACCCTCCAGCCCGGTCTGAACTTCGTCCTGCCGGTGGCAGACCGGGTCAACACCAAGCTCGACGTGCGTGAGCAGGTGTATTCGTCCGACCCCAAACCGGTGATCACCGAGGACAACCTCGTGGTCAACATCGACACCGTCCTCTACTACCAGATCACCGACCCCCGGGCCGCCGCCTACGAGGTCGCCGACTATCTGCAGGCCATCGACCAGCTCACCGTCACCACCCTGCGCAACGTCATCGGCTCCATGGACCTGGAGGGGACGCTCACCTCGCGCGAGGAGATCAACGCCCGGCTCCGTGCCGTCCTCGACGACGCGACCGGCAAGTGGGGCATCCGGGTCAACCGGGTCGAGATCAAGGCCATCGATCCGCCGAACACCATCAAAGAGGCGATGGAGAAGCAGATGCGGGCCGAGCGCGACAAGCGTGCGGCCATCCTGCACGCCGAGGGCGAGCGGCAGGCCAAGATCCTCACCGCGGAGGGGACGAAGCAGAAGGACATCCTGGAGGCCCAGGGCACGCAGCAGGCCATGATCCTGCGTGCGGACGGCGAGTCGAAGGCCGTGGAGCTCGTCTTCCAGGCCGTCCACCGCAACAACGCCGACGCGAAGGTCCTGGCGTACAAGTACCTGGAGACGCTCCCGCATCTGGCGCAGAGCGACAACAACACCTTCTGGGTGATCCCGGGCGAGCTGACCGAGGCGATCCGCACCGTCACCACCGCGTTCGGCGACCAGTCGGCCGGGGCCGGGCCGTCCGTGTCCACGGAGCGGGCGGACACGGCGGCCTCCGCCGATGTCGCGGACGGCGACAAGGACAACGTCGGAGCGCCGGAGATCGAGCCGAACTCGACCCTCGCCCTGGACGCCGTCGCCGCCGCCGACGAGGCCGCGAAGCAGGCCGCCGCCGCGGTGAGCGACGCGAAGGCCGAGGCGGAGGCCGCGGGCGAGACCCGGGTGCCGGGGCGGAGGCCGGACACCGCCGGTAACTGA
- a CDS encoding ABC transporter permease: MTTLTTPASTAAAGTGHRPGFGQLMLSEWTKIRSVRSTVWSLAILVVVSLIFTALFMQMGVANWDKTEPAQQAEMRLDPTGTILGSGILLSQLAVCVLGVMVIASEYSTGMIRASLLAVPKRVPVLAAKTAVFGLLVLVVGEVTAFGSFLIGAPLLEEKAPVALGDPGVLRAVAGTGLYLALLGLFALAVGAIIRHTAASITGVIGFVLVLTPMAALLPGKIGTYVFAYLPTQAGFMMTQQQARAGDVLGPWQGIGVFALWTAALLAVAAVLLRRRDA; this comes from the coding sequence GTGACCACCCTGACCACCCCCGCCTCGACCGCCGCCGCCGGCACAGGGCACAGGCCGGGCTTCGGACAGCTGATGCTCTCGGAGTGGACGAAGATCCGCTCGGTGCGCTCGACGGTCTGGTCGCTGGCCATCCTGGTCGTGGTGTCCCTGATCTTCACCGCGCTCTTCATGCAGATGGGGGTCGCGAACTGGGACAAGACCGAGCCGGCCCAGCAGGCCGAGATGCGACTCGACCCCACCGGCACGATCCTGGGCAGCGGCATCCTGCTCAGCCAGCTCGCGGTCTGCGTGCTCGGGGTGATGGTCATCGCCTCGGAGTACTCCACGGGCATGATCCGCGCCAGCCTGCTCGCCGTCCCGAAGCGCGTCCCGGTCCTCGCGGCCAAGACCGCCGTCTTCGGCCTCCTGGTCCTCGTCGTCGGCGAGGTGACCGCGTTCGGCTCGTTCCTCATCGGCGCGCCGCTCCTGGAGGAGAAGGCGCCGGTCGCGCTCGGCGACCCGGGCGTCCTGCGGGCCGTCGCGGGCACCGGCCTCTACCTGGCCCTGCTCGGTCTGTTCGCCCTCGCCGTCGGCGCGATCATCCGGCACACGGCCGCGAGCATCACCGGTGTCATCGGATTCGTCCTGGTGCTCACGCCGATGGCGGCGCTGCTGCCCGGCAAGATCGGCACGTACGTCTTCGCCTACCTGCCCACCCAGGCCGGCTTCATGATGACTCAGCAGCAGGCACGCGCCGGCGACGTGCTGGGGCCCTGGCAGGGAATCGGGGTCTTCGCCCTGTGGACCGCCGCGCTGCTGGCCGTCGCCGCGGTGCTGCTGCGCCGCAGGGACGCCTGA
- a CDS encoding iron chaperone produces the protein MATKSTDTAKSYDGFTEDEREAMKDRAKELKGAKTRGTRSKSAAKADGEADLLAKVAEMAEEDRVLAEGVHALVKKVAPGLTPKTWYGMPAYAKDGKVVLFFQSAAKFKARYATLGFNDPATLDDGDMWPTAFALSALTPEVEARIETLIKKATA, from the coding sequence ATGGCTACCAAGAGCACCGACACCGCCAAGTCCTACGACGGCTTCACCGAGGACGAGCGGGAGGCGATGAAGGACCGCGCGAAGGAGCTGAAGGGCGCGAAGACCCGCGGCACCCGCTCCAAGAGCGCCGCCAAGGCCGACGGCGAGGCCGACCTCCTCGCCAAGGTCGCCGAGATGGCCGAGGAGGACCGCGTCCTGGCCGAGGGCGTCCACGCCCTGGTCAAGAAGGTCGCCCCCGGCCTGACCCCCAAGACCTGGTACGGCATGCCCGCCTACGCCAAGGACGGCAAGGTCGTCCTCTTCTTCCAGAGCGCCGCCAAGTTCAAGGCCCGCTACGCCACCCTCGGCTTCAACGACCCGGCCACCCTCGACGACGGCGACATGTGGCCCACCGCCTTCGCCCTCTCCGCCCTCACCCCCGAGGTCGAGGCCCGCATCGAGACGCTCATCAAGAAGGCCACCGCCTGA
- a CDS encoding acyl-CoA carboxylase subunit epsilon translates to MGDFDTAPVFRVEHGRASDEELAAVAVVLCSLLAGRDEGKSGNGDARSPETPLWAPARAGAVYRSPYSWRQEPAASRG, encoded by the coding sequence ATGGGCGATTTCGACACCGCGCCCGTGTTCCGGGTGGAACACGGGCGGGCCAGCGACGAGGAACTGGCCGCGGTCGCCGTCGTGCTGTGCTCACTGCTGGCGGGGCGGGACGAGGGGAAGAGCGGTAACGGCGACGCGCGGTCACCCGAGACCCCTCTGTGGGCGCCGGCGCGGGCCGGCGCGGTCTACCGCTCTCCGTACAGCTGGCGCCAGGAGCCGGCTGCTTCACGCGGCTGA
- a CDS encoding glyoxalase — MATTTSTAAHTTLTSVTLEVADLEGARRFYRAFGVDAYLSLRASETHSTGFRGFTLALTVSGPATVDAFIAAAVDAGGEEVKPAVKSLWGYGGVIQAPDGTIWKIATSAKKDTGPATRDIDEFVLLLGVEDVKATKQFYVGRGMTVAKSFGGKYAEFAPAQSGRVKLALYKRRGLAKDLGVNAEGTGSHLIVLGGTTAAFTDPDGFVWEAPTPA, encoded by the coding sequence ATGGCAACCACCACATCCACCGCAGCCCACACGACCCTCACTTCCGTCACCCTTGAGGTGGCCGACCTTGAGGGCGCCCGCCGCTTCTACCGCGCCTTCGGCGTGGACGCGTACCTGAGCCTGCGGGCGTCCGAGACGCACTCGACCGGCTTCCGCGGCTTCACCCTGGCGCTCACGGTGTCGGGGCCCGCCACTGTCGACGCCTTCATCGCCGCGGCCGTGGACGCCGGCGGCGAGGAGGTGAAGCCCGCCGTGAAGTCCCTGTGGGGTTACGGCGGCGTCATCCAGGCCCCGGACGGGACGATCTGGAAGATCGCGACCTCGGCGAAGAAGGACACCGGCCCCGCCACCCGTGACATCGACGAGTTCGTCCTGCTCCTCGGTGTGGAGGACGTGAAGGCCACCAAGCAGTTCTACGTCGGTCGGGGCATGACCGTGGCCAAGAGCTTCGGCGGCAAGTACGCCGAATTCGCCCCCGCTCAGTCCGGCCGCGTCAAGCTGGCGCTGTACAAGCGCCGCGGGCTGGCCAAGGACCTCGGCGTCAACGCCGAAGGCACCGGCTCCCACCTCATCGTCCTCGGTGGCACCACCGCCGCCTTCACCGACCCGGACGGCTTCGTCTGGGAAGCCCCCACGCCGGCCTGA